A window of Thermoproteales archaeon genomic DNA:
TAATTAATGGGAGTTTAAAATAGAGTCTCCAGTTACCTATCTCGGCCTCTGATTGAGGTTTGGAATAATCTATTTGAGCCCCTGATTTTATCGCTAGTCTGTTTATCGTTTTTTCAGGCTCGAAATCTTCTATGACTATTTTATAGCGCTTACCTTCAACTGTTGCCCACACGTTTTCTCCTCTCACGAACACTTCTTGAGTCCCCGAATACTCGATTAGTGGAGTAAGAGATCCCCAAGTAGGATCGTTTTTTAAGGGAAAAACGTAGATCCTTTCATTGTCGAATACGATTTTCCCGCTGCCACATTCGATGATTTTTGAGTATTCTCTTACCCTCAACTTGTCGGATTTAATATTAAGAAGACCTACCTTGATCGTTGGTTTTTTCAAGGTTACTATTTCCTTGGCCTCGCCTGTGTTTTCAATAGTAGTCAGCTTATTTTTTAAAATTTTAAATGATTTATGCATTTTATCGCCTTAGAATAGTATTTACTTTTAAGAGTCTAACTTTAGAAACTTTTTTATCGAAGCCCTTTTTCATTGTCGCTATTTTCAGGGCTAATTCCACTAAATTTTTCTGAACTTGACTTGAGATACGAGCTAAAACGTTCGATAAGTTGCCCGGATTCATTATCGAAAGATAAGGATCGAACGGTATTGTAAAAACAGAATTATGCATCTTTCGAATATTTACTAAGTATTTTTCAATTCCAAGGTGTTTGTTCAATACGGGTATTACGATACGATTCCCGGTATAGCATTTACTCACAGCTTTTATTATGAAATCGCTGGGATTGTAGATCAATAAAACTATATCACAGTTATCTATAAAAGAATTATATTCTCCGTTTTGATATGCAGGTAAGTCGAATATTGCTATATCAAAAAACTTTTCAATGGACTTCAAAAGTTTTCTCACGCTATTATTATTTACAGAGCCCAGAGGACCGTTGTTTGGTATAAGGTAAAAATCGACTGTTTTATCCTTTATAGATAATTCGCATTTTATTATTGCTTCTATAGCATCCCCATCGTTAATTATATTTCTTAAGTATGGTGGTGGCGGATTAGTTATTATTATATGCGAACTGTTTCCTCCTGCTCCAGTGTCTATCAATATTGTTCTTTTACCAGCACCAGAGTATAGAATAGTTAATAGAACCGCTAACGTAGATTTCCCTGTTCCTCCTTTACATCCAGATGTTAGGCATACTTTCAGCATAATCCCTTAATATTGTGAAAAACAGTAAATAAGCAAGGTATTTTGGTTTTCCTTAAATCAATTTTTTCACATGACTATGGGAGTATGAGCGATAAACTTTTAACACTTTTGCTTTTGATAACTATTTTATTCGGTATTGCGGCGTATACGTTTTCCAGGTTTGACAATTTTAAATTTAGTGAGAACCATAATGAAAAATCTTTAACGATTAAAGACGGTAGTCACCAAGCGTATGTAAAACTTCATTTAAGACCATGCAGCATAGTCGAGTTTGAAAACTTAAACTATACCAATTCATCAGTATTATCCATTTCCACGAATAAGCTTTTGGTTCTAAAAGCCCATAAATTCGAGAATGCAACTCATCAATGCATTTTTACTCATTGGATAGTAAATGGAAGCATTATAACGGATAATCCCCTAAAATTAAACATTACAAATTCAAGCTTTGTTCTCGTAGAGCCTAAATATGAAGTTCTTGCCAAGCATAGTTGTAGTGGCCTATTAAAAGATTTGCTTAATTTTGACAATTTAAAAACGTTTGTGAGATATGAAAGTGACTATGTGAGAGTTAACGGAGAAATTATAGAATTTAGGAATGCATTCATTTTTATTCCTTTCAAAGAACCTATCCATCTGTATGATTCCACTTGCAAAGGTTGGTTAAAAATTTCTAATGTAAGATTTTTCGTCAGCTCTAGAACTCTCTCACCAAAGTTTACTATGGTTCTGGTTTTAAATAATCCAGTTAAACTGTATAAAAAAGAAGTTTACGCGTTGGGCTATTTCTATTTTAGTAGAAGTGAAGCAACAAGTTATCTCGTTAAGGAGAAAGTAATCTTCGATGGAAGAGAAGTTCCGGATTACGCTTATCAAGCGTTGATGATTAGCAACGTAAACACAGGTTTATTCTCTATTTCGATTTTAGATCTACTTGATAAGAATTTTCTCCCACATGAATCGTTTTATGAGAGCCTTGCTGTAGGTGTTTTTGTTTACGGTTTTGATAGCGGTTATCTGGACTTGAGTAAAGCTTCAATTTGTTATGGAGGAGGATCATGAATTTAAAAAAGATTATGTTCTTAATGTTTTTAATTTCCATGCTTTATTCAACTTTCTACAATACTTTTGCAGGATGGAATTATTACGTTCAAGTTTATACACCAAATTATGAAGACCATATTGATATCGATACTAAAAATATTAGAATTAATAATCTGGAACCAAACTCTACCTATAAGATCATCTTTAGATATAGTGCAGATATCTTTTATGATATTGGACATGATGCAGGTAGCGTTAGTGCTAGTTGGGAACATCCAAGCGGTTGGACTAAGATTTTCAGCTTTAGCGGAAGAATAGAAGGAGGCAAAGCTAGCGTTTCTTCTTCCTTTTCGACGATTGTTTCTACCAAAGATAAGAGTTCTATATCGCTTACCGTTAGATTATGGGCGGTGGCAGACGGGGGAGCCTCGAATGGTTACGACACTGCTGAAATAGTAGTGCGTGCTTTTCTAACGATATCCTCGATTGAAAAAGTAGATAATGACGGCGACAATGATGGAGGTGATGGATATAGCGACAGGAAATATAGCAGGTTAAATGTTAAAACTTACTCCGAAAAAGGAAACCTGCTGTATCACATTCCCATAAACGTTTCCGAGTACAAAGACGGAACTTATAA
This region includes:
- a CDS encoding AAA family ATPase, giving the protein MLKVCLTSGCKGGTGKSTLAVLLTILYSGAGKRTILIDTGAGGNSSHIIITNPPPPYLRNIINDGDAIEAIIKCELSIKDKTVDFYLIPNNGPLGSVNNNSVRKLLKSIEKFFDIAIFDLPAYQNGEYNSFIDNCDIVLLIYNPSDFIIKAVSKCYTGNRIVIPVLNKHLGIEKYLVNIRKMHNSVFTIPFDPYLSIMNPGNLSNVLARISSQVQKNLVELALKIATMKKGFDKKVSKVRLLKVNTILRR